The following coding sequences lie in one Xanthomonas hyacinthi genomic window:
- a CDS encoding efflux RND transporter periplasmic adaptor subunit gives MAIPVTIKKYLKGVLVLLAVSIPVLIRANTSGGEAKDVEVSKASIQEVKPSVLASGTLAYATEVSLTAEVTAKVSEIFVSEGDEVKAGQLLIRLDAETYRNNVAKEDAAVALQKVDIDSKRQKIDLKVKQFERSKQLLPSRMIGQATYDEDRNALELALTDLRSSEQSLRAEQYVLAASRTTLSKTEILSPISGRVISLPIKVGEIAIPSTASLAGSQLLTVADTSILRAELKVDEGDIAKVMVGKPVDVFPAAYPDMAIEGHIRSIALAPIVEKQGRAYKVIAELPDAAGTRLQSGMSCRAEIHLTGSKEHLAIPVEALLSEGSEGTERKHFVVMNRNGVAYRQEVYPGISDDRWQEVVSGIKNDDVVVVGPSRVLWSLKDGDRLDVTTVNR, from the coding sequence ATGGCCATTCCAGTAACAATCAAAAAGTATCTGAAAGGTGTATTGGTGCTACTCGCGGTTTCGATTCCAGTGCTCATCAGGGCCAACACCTCTGGTGGAGAAGCCAAGGACGTCGAAGTCTCCAAAGCGAGCATTCAGGAGGTCAAGCCAAGCGTGCTCGCTTCCGGAACGCTGGCATACGCCACCGAGGTCAGCCTCACTGCCGAGGTCACCGCGAAGGTAAGCGAGATCTTCGTTTCCGAGGGAGATGAGGTGAAGGCTGGCCAGCTTCTCATAAGGCTCGACGCGGAGACCTATCGCAACAACGTAGCGAAAGAAGATGCAGCTGTCGCATTGCAGAAAGTCGACATTGATTCCAAGCGTCAGAAGATCGATCTCAAGGTAAAGCAGTTTGAGCGGAGCAAGCAGCTCCTACCATCCCGGATGATCGGACAGGCCACTTATGACGAGGATAGGAACGCTCTCGAGCTTGCTTTGACAGATCTAAGGTCTTCTGAGCAGTCCCTGAGGGCTGAGCAATATGTGCTTGCAGCAAGCAGAACAACTCTCTCAAAAACGGAGATCCTTTCACCGATCTCAGGACGTGTCATTTCGCTTCCGATCAAGGTGGGCGAGATCGCAATTCCTTCTACCGCAAGTCTTGCGGGTTCACAGCTCCTAACCGTAGCCGACACAAGTATATTACGGGCCGAGCTCAAGGTCGACGAAGGCGATATTGCCAAGGTCATGGTCGGCAAACCAGTCGACGTGTTTCCGGCCGCCTATCCCGACATGGCCATTGAAGGGCACATCAGGAGCATTGCCCTGGCACCTATTGTGGAGAAACAAGGGCGCGCCTATAAAGTGATAGCAGAGCTCCCGGACGCCGCTGGAACAAGGCTACAGTCAGGAATGAGTTGCCGCGCAGAAATTCACCTGACCGGCAGCAAGGAGCATCTAGCCATTCCTGTCGAAGCACTACTTTCTGAAGGTTCGGAGGGCACGGAACGCAAGCATTTCGTCGTCATGAACCGAAATGGAGTAGCATATCGGCAGGAGGTGTATCCCGGCATATCCGACGACCGCTGGCAGGAAGTCGTTTCTGGAATCAAGAACGACGACGTGGTCGTTGTGGGTCCAAGCAGGGTTCTATGGAGCCTGAAGGATGGTGACCGCCTAGATGTCACAACGGTTAATCGCTGA
- a CDS encoding glycosyl hydrolase family 95 catalytic domain-containing protein: MSDSEHAPGNAARRAFLKQGGALAAMLPLLSLPAFGRTLAAPLRPTRSPLVPPAQALRMHYASPASEADVLRQGLPIGNGRLGALVGGAPERDFLYLSDASLWTGGRNDVLDAQGQFSYEKDTFGSFVMLAKLYLELDGHAPAQLRDYQRELDLSNGCMRVRYTLGAAQFTRTVFASHPDDAIVIQLEQRGGGRHSGRLQLVSAHAAPAQGDAGGRLGFSGALGNGLRHGANVQLIAADGTLELHGDTLHFRDCSALRIVVCGGSNYVPDLARNYRDPTLDPQALARQRCDAAAKLAPEALLYTHVADYRALFDSMQVDLGRSSPAQRKLDIGERLQARAAADTPDPELEALYLQFGRYLTIAASRDALPINLQGLWLENNDPPWMSDYHSDVNLQMNYWLSDAAGLSRCFDALARYCLAQLPAWTQITQAHFNDPRNRFRNTSGKIAGWAVAFSTNPFGGSGWSWHPGGNAWLCDSLWQHYEYTQDRAYLARIYPLLKGACEFWQARLIELEVTGTDGRPQRRLVDDHDWSPEHGPENARGIAYAQELAWNLFGQYRQASALLDLDAAYAATIAELQQRLYLPQISPSSGQLQEWMSPDDLGEAHHRHLSPLMGLYPGHRLHPDLAPPEQVAAARKLLEARGMHSFGWACAWRALCWARLGEAERAYALVATNLKPSIVHSNGTAPNFFDIYDLSQHGDPTLGGVFQIDANFGTPAAMLEMLLYSRPGHIALLPALPKAWAEHGRVTGIGARGGFVVDLEWRDGKATRIALRSVGGTRTEIAFNGTRRTVELARGGWLWVL, from the coding sequence ATGAGCGATTCCGAGCACGCGCCCGGCAATGCGGCACGCCGCGCGTTCCTGAAGCAAGGCGGCGCCCTGGCCGCGATGCTGCCGTTGCTGAGCCTGCCGGCGTTCGGCCGCACGCTCGCCGCGCCGCTGCGCCCGACCCGCTCGCCGCTGGTGCCGCCGGCGCAGGCGTTGCGGATGCACTACGCCAGCCCGGCCAGCGAGGCCGACGTGTTGCGGCAAGGCCTGCCGATCGGCAACGGCCGCTTGGGCGCACTGGTCGGCGGCGCGCCCGAGCGCGACTTCCTGTACCTGTCCGATGCCAGCCTGTGGACCGGCGGGCGCAACGACGTGCTCGACGCGCAGGGCCAGTTCTCCTACGAGAAGGACACCTTCGGCAGCTTCGTGATGCTGGCCAAGCTGTATCTGGAACTGGACGGACACGCGCCGGCGCAACTGCGCGACTACCAGCGCGAGCTGGACCTGAGCAACGGCTGCATGCGCGTGCGCTACACGCTGGGCGCTGCGCAGTTCACCCGCACCGTGTTCGCCAGCCATCCAGACGACGCCATCGTGATCCAGCTCGAGCAGCGCGGCGGCGGCCGCCACAGCGGCCGGCTGCAGCTGGTCAGCGCGCACGCCGCACCGGCGCAGGGCGATGCCGGCGGGCGACTGGGGTTTTCCGGCGCATTGGGCAACGGCCTGCGCCATGGTGCGAACGTGCAATTGATCGCCGCCGACGGCACGCTGGAACTGCATGGCGACACGCTGCACTTCCGCGACTGCAGCGCGCTGCGCATCGTGGTGTGCGGCGGCAGCAACTACGTGCCCGACCTGGCCAGGAACTACCGCGATCCGACGCTGGATCCGCAGGCCCTGGCGCGGCAACGTTGCGACGCCGCGGCGAAGCTCGCGCCCGAGGCCTTGCTGTACACCCACGTGGCCGACTACCGCGCCCTGTTCGACAGCATGCAGGTGGACCTGGGCCGTTCCAGCCCGGCGCAACGCAAGCTCGACATAGGGGAGCGGCTGCAGGCGCGCGCCGCAGCGGATACGCCCGACCCGGAACTGGAAGCGCTGTACCTGCAGTTCGGCCGCTACCTGACCATCGCCGCCTCGCGCGACGCGCTGCCGATCAATCTGCAAGGGTTGTGGCTGGAGAACAACGATCCGCCGTGGATGAGCGATTACCACAGCGACGTCAATCTGCAGATGAACTACTGGCTGTCCGACGCGGCCGGGCTGAGTCGGTGCTTCGACGCGCTCGCTCGCTACTGCCTGGCCCAGTTGCCGGCATGGACGCAGATCACCCAGGCGCACTTCAACGACCCGCGCAACCGCTTCCGCAACACCTCCGGCAAGATCGCCGGCTGGGCCGTGGCGTTCTCGACCAATCCGTTCGGCGGTAGCGGCTGGTCCTGGCACCCGGGCGGCAATGCCTGGCTGTGCGACAGCCTGTGGCAACACTACGAATACACCCAGGACCGCGCCTACCTGGCGCGGATCTACCCATTGCTCAAGGGCGCCTGCGAATTCTGGCAGGCGCGGCTGATCGAGCTGGAAGTGACCGGCACCGACGGCCGCCCGCAGCGGCGCCTGGTCGACGATCACGACTGGTCGCCCGAGCACGGCCCGGAGAACGCGCGCGGCATCGCCTACGCGCAGGAGCTGGCCTGGAACCTGTTCGGCCAATACCGCCAGGCCAGCGCGCTGCTTGATCTCGATGCGGCGTATGCGGCGACCATCGCCGAGCTGCAGCAACGCCTGTACCTGCCGCAGATCAGCCCGAGCAGCGGGCAGTTGCAGGAATGGATGTCGCCCGACGACCTGGGCGAGGCGCACCACCGCCACCTGTCGCCGCTGATGGGGCTGTATCCCGGCCATCGCCTGCATCCGGACCTGGCCCCGCCGGAGCAGGTCGCCGCGGCGCGCAAGCTGCTGGAGGCGCGCGGCATGCACAGCTTCGGCTGGGCCTGCGCCTGGCGCGCGCTGTGCTGGGCACGGCTGGGCGAGGCCGAACGCGCCTATGCGCTGGTCGCGACCAATCTCAAGCCGTCGATCGTGCACAGCAACGGCACCGCGCCGAACTTCTTCGACATCTACGACCTCAGCCAGCATGGCGACCCCACGCTGGGCGGCGTGTTCCAGATCGACGCCAACTTCGGCACGCCCGCCGCGATGCTGGAAATGCTGCTGTACTCGCGCCCCGGCCACATCGCACTGTTGCCGGCGCTGCCGAAGGCCTGGGCCGAACACGGCCGGGTCACCGGCATCGGCGCGCGCGGCGGCTTCGTAGTGGACCTGGAATGGCGCGACGGCAAGGCCACGCGGATCGCGCTGCGCAGCGTCGGCGGCACCCGCACCGAGATCGCGTTCAACGGCACGCGGCGCACGGTCGAACTGGCGCGCGGCGGGTGGCTGTGGGTGCTATGA
- a CDS encoding CocE/NonD family hydrolase produces the protein MRPIAARLLVTVIAAALAAAAQAQTAPMTPDITGKTFAAPTEANDYVKREVMIPMRDGVKLHTVIVLPKGAQHAPMLLTRTPYDASGRASRLASPHMRDLLPQSDEVFVDGGYIRVFQDIRGKYGSQGDYVMTRPLRGPLNGSKVDHATDAWDTIDWLVKHVRESNGKVGMIGSSYEGFTVVMALTDPHPALKVAAPESPMIDGWMGDDWLNYGAFRQVNFDYFTGQLTQRGKGVRIPRQGHDDYSNFLRAGSAGDYAKAAGVDQLPWWRKLTEHPAYDSFWQQQALDKVMARTPLKVPTMWLQGLWDQEDMWGAIHSYQAMEPRDAGNDRNYLVMGPWRHSQVNYDGSALGALKFDGDTALQFRRDVLKPFFDQYLIDGAAKADTPPVFIYNTGENHWDRLQTWPRSCAQGCAARSKPLYLAAGGTLSFAAPTAGQGDYEEYVSDPAKPVPFVPRPVDFGDRDMWTTWLVHDQRFVDGRPDVLSFVSAPLEAPLRIAGVPEVHLQASTSGSDSDWVVKLIDVYPDEMASDPKLGGYELAVSMAIFRGRYRESFETPGPIAPNQPLAYRFGLPTANHTFQRGHRVMVQVQSSLFPLYDRNPQTYVPNIYFAKPGDYRKATQRIWHTPQQASFISLPLR, from the coding sequence ATGCGTCCCATCGCCGCCCGCTTGCTCGTCACCGTCATTGCCGCCGCGCTGGCCGCCGCCGCCCAGGCGCAGACCGCGCCGATGACCCCCGACATCACCGGCAAGACCTTCGCCGCGCCGACCGAGGCCAACGACTACGTCAAGCGCGAGGTGATGATCCCGATGCGCGACGGAGTCAAGCTGCACACGGTGATCGTGCTGCCCAAGGGCGCGCAGCATGCGCCGATGCTGCTGACGCGCACGCCTTACGACGCCAGCGGCCGCGCCAGCCGGCTGGCCTCGCCGCACATGCGCGACCTGTTGCCGCAGAGCGACGAGGTGTTCGTCGACGGCGGCTACATCCGCGTGTTCCAGGACATCCGCGGCAAGTACGGTTCGCAGGGCGACTACGTGATGACCCGGCCGCTGCGCGGGCCGCTCAACGGCAGCAAGGTCGACCACGCCACCGACGCCTGGGACACCATCGACTGGCTGGTCAAGCACGTGCGCGAGTCCAACGGCAAGGTCGGCATGATCGGCTCGTCCTACGAAGGCTTCACCGTGGTGATGGCGCTGACCGACCCGCACCCGGCGCTGAAGGTGGCCGCGCCGGAAAGCCCGATGATCGACGGCTGGATGGGCGACGACTGGCTCAACTACGGCGCCTTCCGCCAGGTCAACTTCGACTACTTCACCGGCCAGCTGACCCAGCGCGGCAAGGGTGTCCGCATCCCGCGCCAGGGCCACGACGACTACAGCAATTTCCTGCGCGCCGGCTCGGCCGGCGACTACGCCAAGGCCGCCGGTGTGGACCAGCTGCCGTGGTGGCGCAAGCTGACCGAGCATCCGGCCTACGACAGCTTCTGGCAGCAGCAGGCGCTGGACAAGGTGATGGCGCGCACCCCGCTGAAGGTACCGACGATGTGGCTGCAGGGCCTGTGGGACCAGGAGGACATGTGGGGCGCGATCCACAGCTACCAGGCGATGGAGCCGCGCGACGCCGGCAACGACAGGAATTATCTGGTGATGGGGCCGTGGCGGCACAGCCAGGTCAACTACGACGGCTCTGCGCTGGGCGCGCTGAAGTTCGATGGCGACACTGCGCTGCAGTTCCGCCGCGACGTGCTCAAGCCGTTCTTCGATCAATACCTGATCGATGGCGCGGCCAAGGCCGACACGCCGCCGGTGTTCATCTACAACACCGGCGAGAACCATTGGGATCGCCTGCAGACCTGGCCGCGCAGCTGCGCGCAGGGCTGCGCGGCGCGCAGCAAGCCGCTGTACCTGGCCGCCGGCGGCACGCTGTCGTTCGCCGCGCCGACGGCCGGGCAGGGCGACTACGAGGAATACGTGTCCGACCCGGCCAAGCCGGTGCCGTTCGTGCCGCGCCCGGTCGATTTCGGCGACCGCGACATGTGGACCACCTGGCTGGTGCACGACCAGCGCTTCGTCGACGGCCGCCCGGACGTGCTGAGCTTCGTCAGCGCGCCGCTGGAGGCGCCGCTGCGCATCGCCGGCGTGCCCGAAGTGCACCTGCAGGCCTCCACCAGCGGCAGCGACAGCGACTGGGTGGTGAAGCTGATCGACGTCTACCCGGACGAAATGGCCTCCGATCCGAAGCTGGGCGGCTACGAACTGGCGGTGTCGATGGCGATCTTCCGCGGCCGCTACCGCGAGAGCTTCGAAACCCCCGGGCCGATCGCGCCGAACCAGCCGCTGGCCTACCGCTTCGGCCTGCCCACCGCCAACCACACCTTCCAGCGCGGCCACCGGGTGATGGTGCAGGTGCAGTCCAGCCTGTTCCCGCTGTACGACCGCAACCCGCAGACCTACGTGCCCAACATCTACTTCGCCAAGCCGGGCGATTACCGGAAGGCGACGCAGCGGATCTGGCATACGCCGCAGCAGGCCAGTTTCATCAGCCTGCCGCTGCGCTGA
- a CDS encoding ABC transporter permease, translating into MNAALVVYLKEMQESIRDSKTLINSLLLGPLVAPLIMLLVIGTEIGRKEEVRNHVVTVEVQGAGNAPKLVAALQSDVLHLVPIDTRLPGKPDAKSTSLVGLRIPNGFEQAWNSNQPAQAVISYDSSNKDSAADATKLRMAILVLSQSTTAVRLLENGLPPSIITPIAISEHDRSTPSSRAGVLFTMLPYFFILGAFIGGMPIAIDTTAGERERRSLESLFINPVRRSTILIGKIAATSTFSVTTVMISVIAFSLIGRSLPIDRLGMSLDLNASFALTTLLIMAPLCILTASTQILVGAFSSSYRQAQTSLSLLMFVPIVPSILLSLKQASASSISYATPLLSQHLIVSRLLRTEAVPFGGIALCVTATLIAVAVMFLGIKRIYDSSSLPIAV; encoded by the coding sequence ATGAACGCCGCCCTAGTCGTCTATCTAAAAGAGATGCAGGAGAGCATTCGCGACAGCAAAACGCTCATTAACAGCCTTCTTCTGGGGCCCTTGGTTGCCCCGTTGATCATGCTTCTCGTCATAGGCACGGAAATTGGTAGAAAGGAAGAAGTGCGAAATCACGTGGTTACCGTAGAGGTTCAAGGAGCGGGAAACGCCCCGAAGCTGGTTGCCGCACTGCAAAGCGACGTGTTGCATCTGGTGCCGATTGACACACGATTACCAGGCAAACCGGACGCGAAGTCGACGAGCCTTGTTGGATTGCGCATTCCCAATGGCTTCGAACAAGCATGGAACTCCAATCAGCCTGCACAAGCGGTCATTTCATACGACTCATCCAACAAAGACAGCGCAGCGGATGCAACGAAACTCCGAATGGCAATTCTTGTCCTCTCTCAATCGACAACGGCCGTTCGCCTGCTGGAAAACGGCCTCCCCCCCTCAATCATCACGCCCATCGCCATTTCCGAGCACGACAGGTCGACTCCATCATCCAGGGCCGGCGTCCTGTTCACCATGCTTCCGTACTTTTTCATACTTGGCGCCTTCATTGGCGGCATGCCAATAGCAATTGACACTACGGCCGGTGAACGTGAGCGGCGTTCCCTCGAATCGCTCTTCATCAATCCTGTCCGCCGCAGCACGATACTTATCGGAAAGATAGCCGCCACTAGCACCTTCTCGGTAACCACCGTGATGATCAGCGTGATCGCCTTTTCCCTGATCGGAAGGTCACTTCCGATTGATCGACTTGGGATGTCGCTGGATCTGAACGCATCTTTCGCACTCACAACGCTGCTGATCATGGCCCCCCTATGCATTCTCACGGCATCTACCCAGATCCTCGTAGGTGCATTCTCCAGTTCCTACCGACAAGCACAGACCTCACTGTCACTGCTCATGTTCGTTCCGATCGTCCCCTCTATTTTACTCTCGCTGAAGCAAGCCAGCGCCTCCTCGATTAGCTATGCCACACCCCTGCTTAGCCAGCATCTGATCGTCAGCAGGCTTCTTCGGACCGAGGCCGTACCATTCGGTGGAATTGCCCTCTGCGTGACAGCCACGCTGATAGCCGTAGCTGTCATGTTCCTGGGAATCAAGAGGATCTACGACTCCAGCAGTCTGCCAATTGCCGTTTGA
- a CDS encoding alpha/beta fold hydrolase, with protein MDIRKLKPYLVGLLLLVLSVRLANHHMLDRPKSNFSDTRSANGDVVVGSLRFSPCELGKNGERPLTEAVCTSITVPENYDRQAGRTIKLFVAMFPSRSLKPSHNPVFFLPGGPGQAASESFLALGDALPRLNEDRDIVLLDARGTGQSEPAQCPSAPQIAKGLTSGDVEVTASATALCRITLGQNSDLTRYGTEDVARDLWELQTQLKVEKSSLVAVSYGTRIAQRFVQEYPSNVEAVVLDSVLPEKAILGSEAEEILKAALDDRLHLCDSDSRCAASSSQASSYINRLFDRDHPVDLGTEAHTLGEMLAFRQLAMRAETAELIPVAAQASSSGDHTIIRASLKEEAHMLEGISWLSYLSTTCNESADAIGSEPDASRSWGIRRMLLAQCKGWPRSAARRDGATINDGTSSVPTLILAGQMDPLTPASYAHQVQEHLKQSHLVVLPLQAHNVIGRACAPSLATTFLNNPTTDSFDTSCVGSYAPPVALLGDN; from the coding sequence ATGGACATCAGAAAACTAAAGCCCTATCTGGTTGGCCTCCTTCTCCTGGTTCTTTCTGTCCGCCTGGCCAACCACCACATGTTGGATCGCCCCAAATCAAATTTCTCCGACACCCGGTCTGCAAATGGAGATGTTGTCGTGGGCTCGTTGCGGTTTTCTCCCTGCGAGCTGGGGAAGAACGGCGAAAGGCCACTAACTGAGGCGGTATGCACGTCGATCACAGTTCCGGAGAACTATGACCGTCAGGCAGGGCGCACCATCAAGCTCTTCGTTGCGATGTTCCCTAGTCGCAGCCTGAAGCCGAGTCACAATCCTGTGTTCTTCCTGCCAGGAGGACCAGGCCAGGCAGCCTCCGAGAGCTTCCTTGCTCTTGGCGATGCGTTGCCGCGTCTGAATGAAGATCGGGACATCGTTCTGCTGGACGCTCGCGGCACAGGCCAATCTGAACCTGCCCAGTGCCCATCGGCTCCTCAAATCGCCAAAGGCCTAACGAGTGGCGATGTCGAGGTTACAGCGAGTGCAACCGCTTTGTGCCGCATCACTCTTGGCCAAAACAGCGACTTGACTCGATACGGCACTGAAGATGTCGCCCGCGATCTTTGGGAGCTGCAGACACAACTCAAAGTGGAAAAATCATCCCTTGTCGCCGTGTCGTATGGCACCCGCATCGCGCAGCGGTTCGTACAGGAATACCCTTCGAACGTCGAGGCGGTCGTGCTGGACAGCGTCCTTCCAGAGAAGGCCATCCTGGGCAGCGAAGCAGAGGAAATCCTCAAAGCTGCGCTGGACGATCGGCTCCACTTATGCGACTCCGACAGCAGATGCGCTGCTTCGTCGAGCCAGGCCAGTTCCTACATCAATCGCCTCTTCGACCGTGATCACCCAGTCGACCTGGGTACCGAAGCGCACACGCTCGGTGAGATGCTCGCATTCCGGCAGCTTGCGATGCGAGCCGAGACCGCAGAGCTCATTCCTGTGGCCGCGCAGGCTTCCTCCAGCGGTGATCACACGATTATCAGGGCCTCCCTAAAGGAAGAGGCGCATATGCTGGAAGGCATATCCTGGCTTTCCTACCTGTCGACCACCTGTAATGAATCGGCAGATGCGATCGGCTCGGAACCCGATGCATCCCGAAGCTGGGGCATACGACGAATGCTCCTCGCCCAGTGCAAAGGCTGGCCCCGATCTGCTGCGCGCCGAGACGGCGCTACGATCAACGACGGAACCTCCAGCGTCCCTACCCTGATCCTAGCCGGGCAGATGGATCCACTCACGCCGGCAAGCTATGCGCACCAGGTCCAGGAGCACCTCAAGCAAAGCCATCTCGTCGTTCTCCCGCTGCAGGCCCACAACGTGATTGGTCGCGCATGTGCACCATCGCTGGCCACCACCTTCCTGAACAATCCTACGACAGACTCGTTCGATACGAGCTGCGTGGGCTCCTATGCTCCGCCTGTTGCGCTCCTCGGAGATAACTAA
- a CDS encoding YIP1 family protein, which yields MNVFTDSAKFFQRLDKKPSFLYFLLATITMASMVWIVYFKNVDFGWMIGNTLSSVNGLSDKQIELAQFTINPTVMSWSKAFGSGIQFLLWYLVMATYFWIVARLSGKSRRFLDWLGFQTWVGAPLFISLVAQLIETLIMPPRSMPSSIQLTHLDPLIMHLPTNSAWKGLASHFDLLNIGCIWLGAVAWRIWVGGGWGKCVLIAAAPYVLLYGGWAAFILAFR from the coding sequence ATGAACGTTTTTACTGATTCGGCAAAATTCTTCCAGCGCCTCGACAAGAAGCCTTCATTTCTGTACTTCTTGCTGGCAACCATCACCATGGCGAGTATGGTGTGGATCGTCTACTTCAAGAATGTCGACTTCGGCTGGATGATCGGAAACACCCTTTCCTCGGTCAACGGCCTGAGTGACAAGCAAATCGAGCTTGCCCAATTTACCATCAATCCTACAGTGATGTCCTGGTCCAAGGCATTTGGATCTGGCATCCAGTTCCTGCTGTGGTATCTGGTCATGGCCACCTACTTTTGGATTGTTGCCAGACTTTCAGGAAAGTCCCGCCGTTTTCTTGATTGGCTTGGGTTTCAGACTTGGGTCGGAGCACCGCTATTCATCTCGCTGGTGGCTCAACTTATTGAGACACTTATAATGCCCCCTAGGTCCATGCCTTCTTCTATTCAGTTGACGCACTTAGACCCTTTAATTATGCATCTACCGACGAACAGCGCCTGGAAGGGTCTCGCCTCCCACTTCGACCTGCTAAACATCGGCTGCATCTGGCTCGGTGCCGTGGCATGGCGCATCTGGGTGGGTGGCGGCTGGGGCAAGTGCGTGCTGATCGCGGCTGCACCCTATGTACTGCTGTACGGCGGTTGGGCTGCCTTCATCCTTGCTTTTCGCTGA
- a CDS encoding ABC transporter ATP-binding protein — MITLTEVTRSYDLGEETTQVLRGINLHVNRNEYVAITGPSGSGKSTLLNILGCLDTPSSGRYSLNGKDVLCGSECELARIRSSEIGFVFQSFHLLPRLSILQNVEQPLVYHQVKKQERRSMALELLERVGLGNKSSHLPNQLSGGQRQRVAIARALVTHPSLLLADEPTGNLDTQTSLDVMTLFEDLHATGQTIILVTHEPDIAGRSNRIVRVVDGRIDSDSII; from the coding sequence ATGATTACACTCACCGAAGTTACCAGATCCTACGACCTTGGCGAAGAGACGACACAGGTGCTGCGCGGCATTAACCTTCACGTGAATCGAAATGAGTATGTGGCGATCACGGGCCCCTCGGGCTCGGGGAAATCCACGCTGCTAAATATCCTGGGCTGTCTGGATACCCCGTCTTCCGGGCGATATTCTCTCAATGGTAAGGATGTCCTCTGCGGAAGCGAGTGCGAGCTTGCACGGATCCGTAGCAGTGAAATCGGATTCGTCTTCCAGAGTTTCCACCTACTTCCTCGCCTCAGCATCCTGCAGAACGTGGAACAGCCCCTCGTCTACCACCAGGTCAAGAAGCAGGAGCGCAGGTCCATGGCACTCGAACTGCTGGAAAGGGTTGGGCTCGGCAATAAATCTAGCCATCTTCCAAACCAGCTTTCCGGTGGGCAGCGCCAGCGCGTGGCAATTGCGCGCGCCCTAGTCACACACCCTTCCCTGCTCCTTGCCGACGAACCCACCGGCAACCTGGACACTCAAACCTCACTCGATGTCATGACCCTCTTTGAGGATCTGCATGCGACTGGCCAGACCATAATCCTGGTAACCCATGAGCCAGATATCGCAGGGCGATCCAATCGGATCGTGCGGGTAGTGGACGGCAGAATCGATTCGGATTCAATAATATGA
- a CDS encoding ATP-binding cassette domain-containing protein has protein sequence MITVNNLHKSFGEVAAVKGVSFRALDGQITGLLGPNGAGKSTTLRMVYTATAPDEGSILIDEMDGVARPLDARRRLGVLPDSPGLYRKLTARQNIEYFARLHGLGRESVAARCEALIKDLGILDIADRLTEGFSQGQRIKTAIARALIHDPHNVVLDEPTNGMDVMSIRVLRSFLCQLREQGRCVIFSSHVMQEVERLCDQIVVISGGQSVAQCGPQSLKAATGRDDLEDAFIDTVERNHQALDGVPT, from the coding sequence ATGATCACTGTCAACAATCTTCACAAATCCTTTGGTGAGGTTGCTGCGGTCAAAGGGGTGAGCTTCCGAGCACTCGATGGCCAGATCACTGGGCTTCTAGGCCCCAACGGCGCGGGCAAAAGTACCACGCTACGCATGGTCTATACGGCAACCGCACCGGACGAAGGCTCGATTCTTATCGACGAGATGGACGGCGTGGCCCGACCACTGGACGCGAGAAGGCGATTGGGTGTACTTCCCGACTCTCCTGGCCTTTATCGCAAGCTCACCGCGCGGCAGAACATAGAGTACTTTGCCCGCCTCCACGGCCTGGGCAGAGAATCAGTTGCTGCGCGTTGTGAAGCGCTGATAAAAGACCTCGGGATCCTTGACATCGCTGATCGGCTAACCGAAGGGTTTTCGCAAGGTCAGAGGATCAAGACTGCGATTGCCCGTGCCCTGATCCACGATCCACACAACGTAGTTCTCGATGAACCGACAAACGGCATGGATGTGATGTCGATCCGCGTGCTTCGATCCTTTCTCTGCCAACTCCGTGAGCAGGGCCGATGCGTAATATTCTCCAGTCACGTGATGCAAGAGGTAGAGAGACTCTGCGATCAGATCGTCGTGATCTCGGGCGGGCAGTCAGTTGCACAATGCGGCCCACAGTCACTCAAGGCGGCAACAGGCAGGGATGATCTGGAGGATGCCTTCATAGACACGGTCGAGCGCAACCATCAGGCTCTCGACGGAGTTCCAACATGA